TGAGTGTTTTAATGGCTTTATCCAGGACCAAGAAAAAAATCTCTAGGATGGATCTCTTTATAAAGCATCTCAGTTTGGCAGATCTAATGGTTGCTTTTTTCCAGGTCCTGCCTCAGCTTTGCTGGGAGGTAACTTTTCGTTTTTCTGGTCCAGATTTTCTTTGCAGAATCGTGAAACATCTCCAGGTTCTGGGTATGTTTGCCTCTACCTACATGCTGGTTATGATGACTGTGGACCGTTACATTGCCATATGCCACCCGATGAAGACTCTCCAGGAACCTACCAAAAGATCGTATTTGATGATAATCAACACGTGGTTATGTAGTTTGCTTCTCAGCATACCTCAGTACTTCATCTTTTCTTTGAGTGAAGTTGAAACCGGTTCCCACGTCTATGACTGCTGGGCACACTTTATAGAGCCATGGGGTGTTAAGGCATATATCACTTGGATAACTATTGGTATCTTTCTCATTCCAGCTGTGATACTAGTGATCTGCTATGGTTTTATCTGCTATAACATCTGGAAGAACATCAAATACAAAACCCAGAAAAAGCAGGGCGAAACAGCGTCCAAAAACGGACTGATCACGTCCTGTGTTAGCAGTGTGACAACGATATCCAGGGCCAAAATGCGAACTGTGAAAATGACTTTTGTCATTGTTCTGGCGTACATTGTTTGTTGGGCTCCTTTTTTCATTGTGCAGATGTGGTCAGTCTGGGATCCAACTTTCGTTTGGGATGGTATgtatgtgagtttaaaaaaaatatatatatatatatatatatatatatatatatatatatatatatatatatatatatatatatatatttttttatttttaatatgaataaaactAGTATTTTGATTCGTTCACGGACACTAGGGTTTCTGCCTGTGCCTGATAAAGAATTAGTCACTAGATCCCTGGACCCGTCATATGTAAGAAGAATGCAGTATACATATGGTTTTACAAATACATATCATTCAAAAATGTCATATCATTGTGTTTAGCAAATGTCGAGTTAACCAGCTAGGTTAAGAGCTGAATAGGTCGATCCAGAttctgatgataataataataataataataataataataataataataataataataataataataataataaaataaagcaaacaatatGACCAGATATTACATTCTTTTAGTTGTATAGATTTTCTATTTACCCTCTTTAGTCAATTATCTAAAAgaaaatgggaaaaatcagttaaTAGTATAAATACTTTTACATctcatttatattgtatataattctattattattattattattattattattattattattattattattattattataaaacacatttccacCGTCACCGCAAATAATTCTTTCATCTTTTCAGACTCAGAAAACACCGCAGTGACACTATCAGCTCTGTTAGCAAGCCTGAACAGCTGCTGCAATCCTTGGATATACATGTTCTTCAGTGGGCATCTCTTGCAAGATTGTGCACACTGCTTCCCCTCCTGCCAGAAGGTAAAGCTTAAGTTTAAGAAAGAGCGCTCGGGCAGCAGCATCAGGAGGAACACACTGTTAACGAAGATCCACAACAGAAGTCCAACCTCTAGCACAGGCACTCGTGGAGATCATAACAATTACTCTAAATCATGCAGGTCTGAATCTGTTTCTCATTGATCATGTGTATACCAAATGAGACAAGGAATGACCAGGCATTGTACTGCTGGAAGAATGGTATTTAACTtgaggtaaataataataaaaaataaaaataaaacctttttttttttttttaagagcttaATATTCCCTTGAATTTCGGAATAATCGTAGCAAGGACAGTACACCGGGAATTAGAATACCGAGGTAGGAAAATAAAGAATTATGTACAAATGCAGAGTGTACCAGCCTTCAGTCTATAACATGCTGTCTGAACACATGTGCTTTCTCAGTATAACCTGCATGCATGAATCATAGGATGGGCCAGGTCCATGTCAccatttgtttcacattaaactaGAGCTCGTTGTCTCTGCAAATTGA
This window of the Polyodon spathula isolate WHYD16114869_AA chromosome 7, ASM1765450v1, whole genome shotgun sequence genome carries:
- the LOC121319000 gene encoding arg8-vasotocin receptor-like; the protein is MENYSETMMNFAVQIPSLKPSTTIDQVTSDNRSVFHNESNLFGRNEDVAKIEITVLSITFAVAVIGNLSVLMALSRTKKKISRMDLFIKHLSLADLMVAFFQVLPQLCWEVTFRFSGPDFLCRIVKHLQVLGMFASTYMLVMMTVDRYIAICHPMKTLQEPTKRSYLMIINTWLCSLLLSIPQYFIFSLSEVETGSHVYDCWAHFIEPWGVKAYITWITIGIFLIPAVILVICYGFICYNIWKNIKYKTQKKQGETASKNGLITSCVSSVTTISRAKMRTVKMTFVIVLAYIVCWAPFFIVQMWSVWDPTFVWDDSENTAVTLSALLASLNSCCNPWIYMFFSGHLLQDCAHCFPSCQKVKLKFKKERSGSSIRRNTLLTKIHNRSPTSSTGTRGDHNNYSKSCRSESVSH